One window of the Dermacentor andersoni chromosome 10, qqDerAnde1_hic_scaffold, whole genome shotgun sequence genome contains the following:
- the LOC140213525 gene encoding uncharacterized protein yields the protein MPSHYAGIQWKEGLRYLGVPLSQYGNSNAHWSGEVGKIQRKLNSRRGRNLSMFFRSEVCNVFLASRLMYVQQVLHCSRLRLQALHHVFATFIYSSSCESMRRDNLFLPLGCGGLGLVHLFIRQIVLRLFFFRDNDHSFLREMLQLRLVYYIPNIVVSSNAKDVPQAPWGFLKEVVDTFLFLKVRFSLEYVFTASRKAISAALVESIFPDPLYRAPYLSRPYQDALKRVRKMCIPPGVKTFFFKLHSETLPVKTWLNSRGSFVPWSTNCQLCPRADTIDHCFIDCRDAVFFWDILQRTLKKDIDMTPYTIRFLLFKVTGGPPYDVFIVLGLHSLWRSRLCDRHAENLRSTKSFFRESAAYVRSVYAAQEPPPDWMHLLDACVCLPEF from the coding sequence atgccatcacattacgcaggcattcaatggaaagaaggtctgcgttatttaggtgtgcctctctcacagtatggaaatagcaacgctcattggtcgggagaagttggcaaaattcaacgtaaacTGAATTCAcggcgagggcggaatttgtcaatgttcttTCGTTCAGAAGTGTGTAACGttttcttagcttcccgtcttatgtatgtgcagcaagtactgcactgctcacgacttcgccttcaggcactgcatcacgtatttgcaacatttatttatagTTCCAGTTGTGAATCGATGCGGCGCGACAACCTGTTCCTCCCTCTTGGAtgtggtggtctaggattagtcCACCTCTTCATCAGGCAAATTGTTTtacgcctgtttttctttcgagacaatGACCATTCattcttgcgtgaaatgttgcaactccgTTTAGTTTATTATATTCCtaatatagtagtgtcatcaaatgccaaagatgtcccacaggctccttggggctttcttaaggaggttgttgacacatttcttttcttgaaagttagattcagcttggagtacgtgttcactgcgagtcgaaaagcaatttctgcggcactggtggagtctattttcccagatcctttgtatcgtgcgCCTTATTTAAGCAGACCTTATCAGGATGCACTtaagcgcgtccgaaaaatgtgtatacctcctggagtaaaaacatttttctttaaattacattcggaaacactccctgttaaaacttggttgaattcgaggggttcctttgtgccgtggtcaacaaactgtcagctctgtccacgtgccgacaccatagatcactgcttcatagactgtagggacgctgtattcttttgggacattctccaacggacgcttaaaaaggacattgacatgactccatatacaattaggtttctactgtttaaggttacgggtggtcctccctatgacgTGTTCATAGTACTTGGTTTACATAGCCTATGGAGAAGTAGACTGTGTGACCGCCATGCCGAAAACCTGCGATCTACAaagtccttctttcgcgaaagtgctgcttatgtaagaagtgtctacgctgcgcaggaacctccgccagactggatgcacttgttggatgcatgtgtgtgtttgcctgagttttaa